The Methylocaldum marinum genome includes the window CAAACAAGCGGCTTGGCCAAAGGGATATCATCGCGATATCCTTAACCGAGCGTGTCCCTTGAGCGGCGAACCGGTCTCTGTCCGGGGATTGGACCTTCCCGGCCGCCGCCCAAGCTTTCTCTCCTCGTTCAGACTTCGCTCGGAATCACGGATGTCGCTTTCTTTCCTTCCCTTTCTCGAAGCCGCCCGGAACGCAGTTGCGAGAGAAGCAACCGGAAGCAACGCGCTGCACGGCGCGATTTTGTCGCTCCATGTCGTCGCCTCTTTCGGCTCGATACGTGCGCTGTCCGTGGGCATAAAAGGAGAACTACCATGTTGAGAATTTATGCGGGCAATCTTCCAGCGGATATGACGGAGAACGAGTTTACGGAGCTTTTCGCAGCATACGGACGAGTACGCTCGATCGAACTGGCCCGCGATATTTTCTCGGGACGCTGTCGCGGCTTCGGCTTCGTCGAAATGGAGGGGCACGAAGCACGTGCGGCGATCGCCGGACTGAACGGCCGCAACATACGGGGTAATCACTTGCGGGTCAGTGAAGAACGGCCGCGGGGACGGCGTGGAGGGGGGCGCAGACGCTAGCCGGAAAAACTCCGGCAACTGGAAAACTCCCAAGAATTCGCATACCCGAGCTACAATAAGCCTGTCCAAATCGCCGTAATTCGAACCGCGAACGCAGCAGCTTGAGTTCTCGGCGAAAAACACTAGAAGAACTGAGCCGGCTTGGGGGGCTCGTCGATGACTTACAGACTGATCTGCGGTCTTCTTGTGGCTGTGTCCGTTCTCCTGACGGCCGGCTGTTACAAGCCCGCCACGACTCGAACAAGTTATCCGGTTTACCATGGCAGCCTTCACCGGAATACCGCACCGCCCGGTGCTGCCAAGTACGCATCGGTGATCCCCGTGACCCGGTTTTCCGACAGCGCGCCCGGGTATGCCGGTACGTCTTCCATTTCCGCCAGCTCGGATCTCTTTCCGAAACCGGGGCCCATGGAGACGCAGGTCGCTTTCTGGCGCAATGTCTACGGCGTCTGGAGCCGGTCTCAAGTCATCCTGCACGACGATCGTTTCATGGACGTGATTTACCAAGTAATTCAGCTCCCCGGCAATATCATGGAGAGCTATACGCCTATCCAAAAAGAACTGATACAAGAGCGCAAGGCCTATTGGCAGTACCGGCTACGCGATCTTGAGCAGAAAGTCGCCGCGGGAGCAAATTTGGCTCCGGACGATAGGCGATTGCTCTCCAAGTTCGGCCGAAACGGCAGTTTCAGGTCCGCCCTACAGGGCGCGAGTGGGCGGCTCCGTGCTCAACGCGGCCTGCGGGAACGTTTCAAACGCGGTTTGGAAATCAGCGGCCGATATGATCGCCACTTCAGAGCCATTTTTCGAGAGGCGGGTCTTCCTGAAGATCTGGCTTATTTACCGCACGTGGAATCTTCGTTTCAGACACAGGCGCGTTCGTCGGCCGGCGCGGTCGGGGTGTGGCAGTTTACGCGCGCCGCCGCCGAGCGGTTCATGACCGTCAATTCGGTGATCGACGAGCGCCTGGATCCCGTCGCTTCGGCTCGTGGTGCCGCGCGTTATCTAAGCCACGCGTACGGTAAGCTGGGCAGTTGGCCTCTGGCGATAACGTCTTACAATCATGGCATTTCGGGCATGATGCGTGCCAAGCAAGCTTTCGGGTACGACTTCATGCGGATCGTTTCGGATTACGACCATCCGCTATTCGGGTTCGCTTCACGTAACTTCTATGCCGAGTTCCTGGCTGCCCGGGAGATCGCCCGCCAACCTTCGCGTTTCTTTCATGAAGGCATTCGATACGAAAAATCTCTCGATTGGGATCGTGTCGTGCTGGCGGAGAATGCCTTCGTTTCCAGTCTGGCTCGCCAATACGATACCGACAAATCTCGGCTTATTTCCCTTAA containing:
- a CDS encoding RNA recognition motif domain-containing protein produces the protein MLRIYAGNLPADMTENEFTELFAAYGRVRSIELARDIFSGRCRGFGFVEMEGHEARAAIAGLNGRNIRGNHLRVSEERPRGRRGGGRRR
- a CDS encoding lytic transglycosylase domain-containing protein codes for the protein MTYRLICGLLVAVSVLLTAGCYKPATTRTSYPVYHGSLHRNTAPPGAAKYASVIPVTRFSDSAPGYAGTSSISASSDLFPKPGPMETQVAFWRNVYGVWSRSQVILHDDRFMDVIYQVIQLPGNIMESYTPIQKELIQERKAYWQYRLRDLEQKVAAGANLAPDDRRLLSKFGRNGSFRSALQGASGRLRAQRGLRERFKRGLEISGRYDRHFRAIFREAGLPEDLAYLPHVESSFQTQARSSAGAVGVWQFTRAAAERFMTVNSVIDERLDPVASARGAARYLSHAYGKLGSWPLAITSYNHGISGMMRAKQAFGYDFMRIVSDYDHPLFGFASRNFYAEFLAAREIARQPSRFFHEGIRYEKSLDWDRVVLAENAFVSSLARQYDTDKSRLISLNAAWTGPAQSDKAALPAGTEVWLPSGTLRQIASRAPQNRLAAQKSESKMASPNVKVIYPGNTAPGGPGKRPKPF